In a single window of the Magnolia sinica isolate HGM2019 chromosome 7, MsV1, whole genome shotgun sequence genome:
- the LOC131251473 gene encoding probable serine/threonine-protein kinase PBL21 translates to MGCSQSTTIDEDKCKNFKNEAKNYANSSLISNRSVLVRSTCGKMKWGVILMIFSGRRRSGSCQRDEDDWLLANLDTKFKGDIETVDPQSVHSSFRFSFSSQLELDSSSSNSSSGATVLLMNLEEGPPDEMARSRSIGLKMQRVESLERTISSVTATLVRFNYNEIRSATNSFSKGRVLGRGALSCVFKGRLGFGRTVAIKRLDNEDKESPKAFCRELMIANSLDHRNVVPLIGFCIDQVGLFLVYKYISGGSLERLLHDKKRGGKNSTLSWPTRYKIAIGVAQAVGYLHYGTEKCVIHRDIKPSNILLSSKMTPKLCDFGLATWTPSTSVPFLCKTVKGTFGYLAPEYFQHGKVSDRTDVYAFGVVLLELISGRKPIETKRTHGDENLVSWAKPFLMGDEPATDLLDPQLKRGSYNKAQVVQMARAAAACLNTDESDRPTIDQVIAILRGDEHSTTRKPNLVTNGYGGHYPRLHDAQTKCEMNSHLELAMMGVMDINVVDDKYPRI, encoded by the exons atgGGCTGCTCTCAAAGCACTACAATTGATGAAGATAAATGCAAAAActtcaaaaatgaggcaaaaaaCTATGCGAATTCTTCTTTAATCAGCAATCGGAGCGTTCTTGTTCGATCCACATGTGGAAAAATGAAATGgggtgtgattttgatgatcttCTCGGGCCGACGAAGGAGTGGTTCATGTCAAAGGGATGAAGATGATTGGTTGCTCGCTAATTTGGACACAAAATTCAAAGGCGACATCGAGACCGTCGATCCACAATCGGTCCACTCATCGTTTCGGTTCAGCTTCAGCTCACAACTCGAACTTGATTCGTCGAGCTCGAACTCTTCTTCGGGGGCGACGGTCCTCTTGATGAATTTAGAGGAGGGGCCGCCCGATGAAATGGCCCGATCACGATCTATAGGCTTGAAAATGCAAAGGGTGGAGTCCTTAGAGCGAACCATTTCCTCAGTCACAGCCACTTTGGTTAGGTTCAATTATAATGAGATCAGGTCTGCTACTAACAGCTTCTCTAAAG GAAGGGTATTGGGAAGAGGCGCCCTAAGTTGTGTATTCAAAGGGAGATTAGGGTTTGGCCGAACGGTTGCGATTAAGCGATTGGACAACGAAGACAAGGAATCGCCGAAGGCATTTTGTAGGGAATTGATGATCGCGAACTCTCTCGATCATAGGAATGTGGTCCCTTTGATAGGATTTtgcattgatcaagtgggcctttTCTTAGTTTATAAGTACATCTCCGGTGGGAGTTTAGAGCGCCTTTTGCACG ATAAGAAGAGAGGAGGAAAGAACTCCACgctttcatggcccaccagatataagaTCGCGATTGGAGTGGCTCAGGCAGTGGGCTATCTACATTATGGGACGGAGAAATGCGTGATTCACAGAGACATCAAACCGTCAAATATCCTCCTATCTTCCAAGATGACACCAAAG CTATGTGACTTTGGATTAGCAACATGGACTCCTTCAACTTCGGTCCCTTTCCTCTGCAAGACTGTCAAAGGGACATTTGG GTACTTGGCACCTGAGTACTTTCAACATGGGAAAGTATCCGATAGAACGGATGTGTACGCATTTGGTGTGGTCCTCCTTGAGCTAATCAGCGGCAGGAAGCCAATCGAGACAAAAAGGACCCACGGAGATGAGAATCTGGTCTCTTGG GCAAAACCGTTTTTGATGGGTGACGAACCAGCGACTGATTTGCTCGATCCTCAGCTTAAGCGTGGGTCCTACAATAAAGCCCAAGTGGTTCAAATGGCTAGAGCTGCAGCTGCTTGTTTGAACACAGACGAATCCGATCGGCCAACCATTGATCAAGTCATTGCGATACTGCGAGGCGACGAGCATTCTACCACACGCAAGCCCAATTTAGTCACCAACGGATATGGCGGCCATTATCCTCGATTGCATGATGCACAAACAAAGTGTGAAATGAACAGTCACTTAGAGTTGGCCATGATGGGAGTCATGGATATTAACGTTGTTGATGACAAATATCCAAGAATCTAA